A genomic region of Gemmata massiliana contains the following coding sequences:
- the dcd gene encoding dCTP deaminase translates to MGVLPDWMIERDVKIVPFAPQQHRPGIISYGVTSYGYDVRVDRRFKVFTNVWGSTVDPKNFDPKSFVDVDADYCIIPPNSFALAETVEYLEIPRDILCVCLGKSTYARCGIIVNVTPLEPEWRGRITIEISNTTPLPAKIYANEGIAQILFYKGEAVCHTSYADKKGKYQDQAGLTLPFVPGTGN, encoded by the coding sequence ATGGGCGTGCTACCCGATTGGATGATCGAGCGCGACGTGAAGATCGTGCCCTTCGCTCCGCAACAACACCGACCTGGCATCATCTCTTACGGCGTAACGAGTTACGGTTACGACGTGAGAGTGGACCGGCGGTTTAAAGTCTTCACCAACGTGTGGGGCAGCACGGTCGATCCCAAGAACTTCGACCCGAAATCGTTCGTCGATGTCGATGCGGACTACTGCATCATCCCGCCGAACAGTTTCGCGCTCGCGGAAACGGTCGAGTACCTCGAAATCCCGCGCGACATCCTCTGTGTGTGTTTGGGGAAAAGCACTTACGCGCGGTGCGGGATCATCGTGAACGTCACGCCGCTGGAACCCGAGTGGCGCGGCCGGATCACGATCGAGATCAGCAACACAACTCCGCTCCCCGCCAAGATCTACGCGAACGAGGGCATCGCGCAGATCCTCTTCTACAAGGGCGAGGCGGTCTGCCACACGAGTTACGCGGATAAGAAGGGTAAGTATCAGGACCAAGCCGGTTTAACGCTTCCCTTTGTGCCCGGCACGGGCAACTGA
- a CDS encoding vitamin B12-dependent ribonucleotide reductase, which translates to MQITRKFTREGQDPFAGIEFAPRSSTIRNPNGSVVFEMNDVMVPAKWSQVAVDILAQKYFRRAGVPMHLTHVVEENVPSWIQRSAPESPSTPTGGESDSRQVFHRLAGCWTYWGWKGGYFTSERDARAFYDETCYMLAMQMAAPNSPQWFNTGLHWAYGIEGPPQGHHFVNPLTGQLERSTSAYERPAPHACFIQHVSDDLVNDGGIMDLWVREARIFKYGSGTGSNFSSLRGEGEPLSGGGKSSGLMSFLKIGDRAAGAIKSGGTTRRAAKMVVLDLDHPDIEEFVNWKVTEELKVADLVTGSKLLNKHLNAVMKAIHGHAVAEERYDPSKNAGLRKSVLDARAALVPENYIARVLQLARQGWKSIEVDEYDTDWTSKAYYTVSGQNSNNSVRIPNEFMKAVETNGPWHLYWRTELEKAKKENRAPKAKRTIPARDLWEQISYAAWSCADPGVQFHTTINEWHTCPLDGDIRASNPCSEYLFLDDTACNLASLNLTTFFDVKTNKFDIEAYRHAVRIWTMILEISVYMAQFPSQSVAQKSYDFRTLGLGYANLGALLMVQGIPYDSPEGRAQCGALTAIMHAGAYAASAEMAAEVGPFVRFADNRDHMLRVIRNHRRATYNAAPAEYEGLTVFPVGIDARYCPADMLATARRESDRMLELGERHGYRNAQVTVIAPTGTIGLVMDCDTTGIEPDFALVKFKKLAGGGYFKIINQSVPPALAKLGYAPWQVEDIVRYSRGAATLNGCPHINPSVLKAKGFTDEVLKKIEAQLPGTFELPFVFNLWTLGEDFVKNTLKVSAEALANPTFDLLSHLGFSKQQVTEANAYVCGTMTIEGAPHLKAEHYPVFDCANKCGKIGKRFLSWEAHIRMMAAAQPYISGAISKTINMPHDATVEDVKKAYLLSWQLMTKANALYRDGSKLSQPLNSVADSPEAALLASVTPEAEKAEPKAPQVQVAERITERIVHRYIAKRRRLPDRRAGYTQKARIGSHKMYIRTGEYEDGTLGEIFIDMHKEGAAFRSMTNCFAIAVSLGLQHGVPLEEYIDAFLFTRFEPNGVVQGNPYIKMSTSIIDYIFRELAITYLDRKDLAHVLPEDLRGDSLHDEDDDFEGDEEVVSTRTVDPKAPSKSGIAHPRSAHLKPNGNGGNKSGSDVVQSPPPRDTNGNGNGHANGNGNGNGNGHSKASNGAAVLPPRNSYTPVAGSQSERIRAARLKGYEGDPCSNCQQMTLVRSGACMKCDTCGETTGCG; encoded by the coding sequence ATGCAGATCACCCGCAAATTCACCCGTGAGGGGCAGGACCCGTTCGCCGGCATCGAGTTCGCACCCCGGAGCTCCACGATCCGCAACCCCAACGGGTCGGTCGTGTTCGAGATGAACGACGTGATGGTGCCCGCGAAATGGTCGCAAGTCGCGGTCGACATCCTCGCGCAAAAATACTTCCGCCGGGCCGGGGTGCCAATGCACCTCACGCACGTTGTCGAAGAGAACGTGCCTTCGTGGATTCAGCGTAGCGCGCCCGAATCGCCGAGCACCCCGACCGGTGGGGAATCGGACTCGCGGCAAGTTTTCCACCGGCTCGCAGGGTGCTGGACGTATTGGGGCTGGAAGGGCGGGTACTTCACCTCTGAACGCGATGCGCGGGCGTTCTACGATGAAACCTGCTACATGCTCGCGATGCAGATGGCGGCCCCGAACAGCCCGCAGTGGTTCAACACCGGGCTGCACTGGGCCTACGGCATCGAAGGCCCGCCCCAGGGCCACCACTTCGTCAACCCGCTCACGGGGCAACTCGAACGGTCCACTAGCGCTTACGAGCGGCCCGCGCCGCACGCGTGCTTCATCCAGCACGTTTCGGATGATCTCGTGAACGACGGCGGCATCATGGACCTATGGGTCCGTGAGGCGCGCATCTTCAAGTACGGCAGCGGCACCGGGTCGAATTTCTCGTCGCTGCGTGGTGAGGGCGAGCCGCTTTCCGGTGGCGGTAAATCGTCCGGTCTGATGAGCTTCCTCAAAATCGGGGACCGCGCGGCCGGTGCGATCAAGAGTGGTGGAACCACGCGCCGGGCGGCGAAGATGGTCGTGCTCGACCTCGACCACCCGGACATCGAAGAATTCGTCAACTGGAAGGTGACCGAGGAACTGAAGGTCGCGGACCTCGTGACCGGCTCGAAGCTGCTGAACAAGCACCTGAACGCGGTGATGAAGGCCATTCACGGCCACGCCGTCGCAGAGGAACGGTACGACCCGTCGAAGAACGCGGGGCTTCGCAAATCGGTGCTCGATGCGCGGGCGGCTCTCGTGCCCGAGAACTACATCGCCCGCGTGCTGCAACTCGCACGTCAGGGGTGGAAGAGCATCGAGGTAGACGAGTACGACACCGACTGGACGTCGAAGGCGTACTACACCGTTTCGGGACAGAACAGCAACAACTCGGTGCGCATTCCCAACGAGTTCATGAAGGCCGTGGAGACGAACGGCCCGTGGCACCTGTACTGGCGCACGGAACTGGAGAAGGCCAAGAAGGAGAACCGCGCGCCGAAGGCCAAGCGGACGATTCCCGCACGCGACTTGTGGGAGCAGATCTCCTACGCCGCGTGGAGCTGCGCCGACCCCGGCGTGCAGTTCCACACCACCATCAACGAGTGGCACACGTGCCCCCTCGACGGGGACATCCGGGCGAGTAACCCGTGCAGCGAGTACCTGTTCCTCGACGACACGGCGTGCAACCTCGCGTCGCTGAACCTCACGACGTTCTTCGACGTGAAGACGAACAAGTTTGACATCGAGGCGTACCGGCACGCGGTCCGCATCTGGACGATGATCCTGGAAATCAGCGTGTACATGGCTCAGTTCCCGAGCCAGTCCGTCGCGCAGAAGTCTTACGACTTCCGCACGCTTGGGCTGGGCTACGCGAACCTGGGCGCGCTGCTGATGGTGCAGGGCATCCCCTACGACTCACCCGAGGGCCGCGCCCAGTGCGGCGCGCTCACCGCGATCATGCACGCGGGCGCCTACGCCGCCAGCGCGGAAATGGCCGCGGAGGTCGGGCCGTTCGTGCGGTTCGCGGACAACCGCGACCACATGCTGCGGGTGATCCGCAACCACCGCCGGGCCACGTACAACGCCGCCCCCGCGGAGTACGAGGGGCTGACCGTGTTCCCGGTCGGTATCGACGCCCGGTACTGCCCGGCCGACATGCTCGCGACCGCGAGACGTGAGTCCGACCGGATGCTCGAACTCGGCGAACGCCACGGGTACCGGAACGCTCAAGTCACGGTCATCGCCCCGACCGGGACCATCGGTCTGGTCATGGACTGCGACACCACGGGCATCGAGCCGGACTTCGCGCTGGTGAAGTTCAAGAAGCTCGCGGGCGGCGGGTACTTCAAGATCATCAACCAGTCGGTGCCGCCCGCGCTCGCGAAGCTCGGCTACGCCCCGTGGCAGGTCGAGGACATCGTGCGGTACAGCCGCGGGGCGGCCACGCTCAACGGGTGCCCGCACATCAACCCCTCAGTTCTCAAGGCGAAGGGGTTCACGGACGAGGTGCTCAAGAAGATCGAAGCACAACTTCCCGGCACATTCGAGCTGCCGTTCGTGTTCAACTTGTGGACGCTGGGCGAAGACTTCGTCAAGAACACGCTGAAGGTGTCGGCTGAGGCGCTCGCGAACCCGACGTTCGATCTGCTCTCGCACCTGGGCTTCAGCAAGCAACAGGTCACGGAAGCGAACGCCTACGTCTGTGGCACGATGACCATCGAGGGCGCGCCGCACCTGAAGGCCGAGCACTACCCGGTGTTCGATTGTGCCAACAAGTGCGGTAAGATCGGAAAGCGGTTCCTGTCGTGGGAGGCGCACATCCGCATGATGGCCGCGGCGCAGCCGTACATCAGCGGCGCGATCTCGAAGACCATCAACATGCCCCACGACGCAACCGTCGAGGACGTGAAGAAGGCGTACCTGCTCTCGTGGCAACTGATGACTAAGGCCAACGCGCTCTACCGCGACGGCTCGAAGCTCAGCCAGCCGCTCAACTCGGTGGCCGATTCGCCCGAGGCCGCGCTGCTCGCGTCCGTAACGCCGGAAGCGGAGAAGGCCGAGCCGAAGGCACCGCAGGTGCAGGTCGCGGAGCGGATCACGGAGCGGATCGTTCACCGGTACATCGCGAAACGGCGCCGGCTCCCGGACCGCCGCGCGGGGTACACGCAGAAGGCCCGCATCGGCAGTCACAAGATGTACATCCGCACGGGCGAGTACGAGGACGGGACGCTCGGCGAGATCTTCATCGATATGCACAAAGAGGGCGCCGCGTTCCGCAGCATGACGAACTGCTTCGCCATCGCGGTGTCGCTCGGGCTCCAGCACGGGGTGCCGCTCGAAGAGTACATTGATGCGTTCCTGTTCACGCGCTTCGAGCCGAACGGGGTGGTGCAGGGCAACCCGTACATCAAGATGTCCACGTCGATCATCGACTACATCTTCCGGGAACTGGCCATCACGTACCTCGACCGCAAGGATCTGGCCCACGTGCTGCCGGAAGACCTCCGCGGGGACTCGCTGCACGACGAGGACGACGACTTCGAGGGCGACGAAGAGGTCGTGAGCACGCGGACGGTCGATCCGAAGGCCCCGTCGAAGTCCGGTATCGCCCACCCGCGCTCGGCGCACCTGAAGCCGAACGGCAACGGGGGCAACAAGTCGGGTAGCGACGTGGTGCAATCGCCCCCACCGCGTGACACGAATGGGAACGGCAACGGGCACGCGAATGGCAACGGCAATGGTAATGGGAACGGCCACTCGAAGGCGTCCAACGGAGCCGCGGTGCTGCCGCCGCGGAACAGCTACACGCCGGTGGCCGGGTCGCAATCGGAGCGGATTCGGGCCGCGCGCCTGAAAGGGTACGAGGGCGACCCGTGCTCGAACTGTCAGCAGATGACGCTCGTTCGCAGCGGCGCCTGCATGAAGTGCGATACTTGCGGTGAAACCACCGGCTGCGGGTAA